Proteins found in one Streptococcus criceti HS-6 genomic segment:
- a CDS encoding CPBP family intramembrane glutamic endopeptidase produces MKIAFNKLKWLLLAFLLFYLDNALQVWFILGKNLSKTGTSLTATLVFLLATLLLFLLFKFLREPLSIKSLASTKFAWYLLALPAVFITNVIGSLVQQLLTHSSASANQNALMNLGMPFYLAIAFLVIFAPVTEELIFRKCLLEKVFGFEGYWKWIGWLVTAVLFAAIHLIRDPANIGGWITYGGMGLVFGFVAMQSKRVEYSIAIHMFMNAYATFIMILMTLGQ; encoded by the coding sequence ATGAAAATTGCTTTTAATAAGTTGAAATGGCTGTTGTTAGCCTTCCTACTTTTTTATCTGGATAATGCTCTCCAAGTTTGGTTTATCCTTGGGAAAAACTTAAGCAAGACAGGAACCTCTCTAACGGCTACACTTGTATTTTTACTGGCCACTCTCCTTTTGTTTTTACTCTTTAAGTTTTTGAGAGAACCTCTGTCCATTAAATCCTTGGCCAGCACTAAGTTTGCTTGGTATTTATTAGCCCTGCCAGCTGTTTTTATCACCAATGTTATTGGCAGTTTGGTTCAACAACTGTTAACACATTCTAGCGCCAGCGCCAACCAAAATGCCTTGATGAACTTAGGGATGCCCTTTTATTTAGCGATTGCTTTTTTGGTTATTTTCGCTCCTGTTACTGAAGAATTGATTTTCCGCAAGTGCCTCTTAGAAAAGGTTTTTGGCTTTGAGGGCTACTGGAAATGGATTGGTTGGCTGGTGACGGCCGTCCTCTTTGCTGCCATTCATCTCATTCGGGATCCTGCTAATATTGGCGGTTGGATTACCTATGGAGGTATGGGCTTGGTCTTTGGTTTTGTGGCGATGCAATCCAAGCGGGTTGAATATAGCATCGCTATTCACATGTTTATGAATGCTTACGCTACCTTCATCATGATTTTGATGACCTTAGGTCAATAA
- the pepA gene encoding glutamyl aminopeptidase — MTDLFTKIQEVTNLKGLAGHEGQVRDYLRQAIEPHVDRIETDGLGGLFGIKESTRSDAPRVMVAAHMDEVGFMVSDIKEDGTLRAVAIGGWNPLVLSSQRFTLITRSGQNLPIISGSLPPHFLRGQNGQASLPAVADIIFDGGFSDKSEVYSFGITPGDIIVPDSQAILTANRKNVISKAWDNRYGILMVTELLDSLKASQLDNTLIAGANVQEEVGLRGAHVSTNKFNPELCFAVDCSPAGDVYGDQGKIGDGTLIRFYDPGHIMLANMRDFLLTTAEEAGIKYQYYAAKGGTDAGAAHLQNSGVPSTTIGVCARYIHSHQTLYNIDDFYQAQAFLQAIIKKLDRSTVNLIKNY; from the coding sequence ATGACAGACTTATTTACAAAAATTCAAGAAGTGACAAATCTTAAAGGTTTGGCTGGCCATGAAGGTCAAGTGAGAGACTACCTGCGTCAGGCTATCGAACCTCATGTTGATAGAATTGAAACTGACGGGCTTGGAGGACTTTTTGGGATTAAAGAAAGTACAAGGTCTGATGCTCCGCGAGTCATGGTGGCTGCTCACATGGACGAAGTCGGCTTTATGGTTAGTGACATTAAGGAAGACGGTACCCTGAGGGCTGTTGCCATAGGAGGATGGAATCCACTGGTCCTCTCCTCGCAGCGTTTTACTTTAATCACGCGCTCGGGTCAGAACCTGCCTATTATTTCGGGATCCCTTCCGCCACATTTCTTGCGAGGACAAAATGGTCAGGCCAGCCTGCCAGCAGTTGCTGATATTATCTTTGATGGGGGCTTTAGTGATAAAAGTGAGGTTTACAGCTTCGGTATTACTCCTGGTGACATTATTGTGCCAGACAGTCAAGCAATCCTGACAGCCAATCGGAAAAACGTCATCAGCAAGGCTTGGGATAATCGCTATGGAATTCTCATGGTGACTGAGCTCTTAGACAGTCTGAAAGCAAGCCAGCTGGACAATACCCTGATTGCTGGCGCCAATGTTCAAGAAGAAGTTGGCCTGCGAGGAGCTCATGTTTCAACAAACAAGTTTAACCCTGAACTCTGTTTTGCCGTTGATTGCTCACCTGCAGGCGATGTTTATGGGGACCAAGGTAAAATCGGTGATGGTACCTTGATTCGTTTCTACGATCCAGGTCATATTATGCTGGCTAATATGCGAGACTTCCTTTTGACAACAGCTGAAGAAGCCGGCATCAAGTACCAGTACTATGCAGCTAAGGGGGGAACTGATGCTGGAGCTGCCCACCTGCAAAACAGCGGGGTGCCGTCAACGACCATTGGTGTTTGTGCTCGCTACATCCACTCCCACCAAACTCTCTACAATATAGACGACTTTTATCAGGCTCAAGCTTTCTTGCAAGCAATTATTAAAAAATTGGATCGCTCAACAGTCAATCTGATCAAAAACTATTAA
- the proC gene encoding pyrroline-5-carboxylate reductase yields the protein MRAAKSWLSAMKIGFIGLGKMATAIIKGLEKTDFDILAAGRDPQKTARQAEQLGVRALSNQTDLVAEADLIILGVKPQVLPTVLAPLDFHQPIISMAAGVSLKRLAELTDPSLPLIRIMPNINAQILQSTTAICANQHVNEQVWDLAKTITDCFGTTFEIAEKDFDTFTALAGSSPAYIYLFMEALALAGVKHGFPKDQALSIVTQTVLASAQNLSQGQESPHDLIDKIASPGGTTIAGLADLEKTGLTASAISSIDATIARAKEL from the coding sequence CTGCGGGCTGCGAAGTCTTGGTTATCAGCTATGAAAATTGGATTTATCGGCCTTGGAAAGATGGCAACAGCCATCATCAAGGGCCTAGAGAAAACAGACTTTGATATTTTAGCGGCCGGACGTGACCCGCAAAAAACAGCCCGTCAAGCTGAACAATTGGGTGTCCGGGCCTTGTCAAATCAAACAGATCTAGTTGCGGAGGCGGACCTCATCATCTTGGGCGTCAAGCCTCAGGTCTTACCTACCGTTCTTGCACCCTTGGACTTTCATCAACCCATCATATCCATGGCAGCTGGGGTCAGCCTAAAGCGTTTGGCCGAGCTAACCGACCCTAGCCTACCTCTGATTCGGATTATGCCTAATATTAATGCTCAGATTTTGCAAAGTACTACAGCCATCTGCGCCAATCAGCATGTGAATGAGCAAGTCTGGGACTTAGCGAAAACCATCACCGATTGTTTCGGAACTACCTTTGAAATTGCTGAGAAGGATTTTGATACTTTCACAGCTCTGGCTGGGTCAAGTCCAGCCTACATCTACCTCTTCATGGAGGCCTTAGCTCTGGCTGGTGTCAAGCATGGCTTTCCTAAGGATCAAGCCCTGAGCATTGTTACACAAACTGTCCTAGCCAGTGCACAGAATCTCAGTCAGGGACAGGAAAGTCCCCATGATTTAATTGATAAGATTGCCAGCCCTGGCGGTACTACCATCGCAGGCTTGGCAGATTTGGAAAAGACTGGTTTAACCGCTTCTGCCATTTCCAGCATTGATGCCACTATCGCTCGAGCTAAGGAGCTCTGA
- a CDS encoding DegV family protein has product MTFKIITDSTADLDENWAQAQDIDILGLTITLNDKTYPTVGPERVTSEFLLQAMKAGAQPTTSQVNVGQFEASFKTYAQEGRPILYLAFSSVLSGTYQSSQIAKDLVLETYPEAVIEIIDTRAAAGGEGYLSILAAQMRDQGASLEEVKAKIIDVLPRLRTFFLVDDLYHLMRGGRLSKSSALIGSLVNIKPLLWLDAEGKLVPLAKLRGRKKAIKEMLVRATQDVETSTAVVAYSNDEASAQDLKARLLENSAISEVLMMPLGPVISAHVGPKTLAIFTIGHEPR; this is encoded by the coding sequence ATGACTTTTAAAATCATTACTGATTCGACTGCCGATTTAGACGAAAACTGGGCTCAGGCCCAAGATATTGATATTCTCGGATTAACCATTACCTTAAACGATAAAACCTATCCCACGGTTGGTCCTGAACGCGTGACAAGTGAGTTTCTTTTGCAGGCCATGAAAGCTGGTGCTCAGCCGACGACTAGTCAGGTTAATGTTGGTCAATTTGAAGCTAGTTTTAAAACTTATGCCCAAGAAGGGCGGCCAATTCTCTATCTAGCCTTTTCCTCGGTTCTTTCAGGGACTTACCAGTCCAGCCAGATTGCTAAAGATCTGGTCCTAGAGACCTATCCAGAAGCAGTCATTGAAATTATTGATACTAGGGCCGCTGCTGGAGGGGAAGGCTATCTTTCTATCCTCGCCGCTCAAATGCGGGACCAAGGGGCTAGCCTTGAGGAGGTCAAGGCAAAAATTATTGATGTTTTGCCTCGCTTGCGAACCTTCTTTTTAGTAGATGACCTTTATCACCTTATGCGAGGGGGGCGTCTATCTAAGAGTTCTGCTCTGATTGGCAGTTTAGTTAATATCAAACCCCTGCTTTGGCTGGATGCTGAGGGCAAGCTAGTTCCCTTAGCAAAGTTGCGGGGGCGTAAGAAGGCTATAAAGGAAATGCTGGTTCGGGCAACTCAGGATGTGGAAACCAGCACTGCTGTTGTCGCCTATTCTAACGATGAAGCCAGTGCCCAAGATCTCAAGGCTAGATTGCTGGAAAATTCCGCTATTTCTGAGGTACTCATGATGCCGCTGGGACCAGTTATCTCGGCCCATGTTGGCCCTAAGACCTTAGCCATCTTTACGATTGGCCATGAACCTCGCTAG
- a CDS encoding NYN domain-containing protein, translated as MKKKILLVDGYNMIAFWQETHRLFKTNQLDAARTILLRKLSHYASFEGLEIICVFDAQYVPGSRQKYDDYALTVIFTEKDETADSYIERTAAELNSPLNRVEVATSDLNEQWTVFSQGALRVSARELEERVNVVKSNLDKMSKNIDLYTPRLGSLDNEQLAKLRSYLDDL; from the coding sequence GTGAAAAAGAAAATTCTTTTAGTTGATGGCTACAATATGATTGCCTTTTGGCAGGAAACCCATCGTCTCTTTAAAACCAACCAGCTGGATGCAGCTAGAACTATTCTGCTACGAAAACTCAGCCATTATGCCAGTTTTGAAGGTTTGGAAATTATCTGTGTCTTTGACGCCCAGTATGTTCCTGGCAGTCGCCAGAAGTATGATGACTACGCTCTGACAGTTATCTTTACCGAGAAAGATGAGACAGCTGACTCCTATATCGAGCGGACGGCTGCTGAGTTGAACAGTCCCCTCAATCGGGTCGAAGTAGCTACTAGCGACCTCAATGAACAATGGACGGTCTTTTCTCAAGGGGCTCTGCGAGTCTCTGCTCGAGAACTTGAAGAACGGGTTAATGTGGTCAAGTCAAACTTGGACAAGATGTCTAAAAATATTGATCTCTATACCCCTCGACTAGGATCTCTAGATAACGAACAGCTCGCCAAACTCCGATCTTATTTGGACGATCTTTAA
- the ytpR gene encoding YtpR family tRNA-binding protein, with amino-acid sequence MIFAYNKEQVGDVLMVILQDTKPVARQVERKGKIARIYAEKDGRTLAWNIFEVSSLIELTGNGQVFPSEKDIEILNQELAKEGFEESLEVTPSPVFVVGQIKDMGPHPDSDHLNICQVAIGGGQTIQIVAGAPNAAVGLKTIVALPGAMMPSGSLIFPGKLRGVDSYGMMCAPRELALPNAPQKRGIIELHDTAVVGEAFDPAKHWQN; translated from the coding sequence ATGATTTTTGCTTATAATAAAGAACAAGTCGGCGATGTCCTTATGGTCATCCTCCAAGATACCAAGCCAGTCGCCCGTCAAGTTGAACGCAAGGGCAAGATCGCCCGTATTTATGCAGAAAAAGACGGGCGTACCCTAGCTTGGAATATTTTTGAAGTTTCCAGCCTGATAGAGCTGACTGGTAATGGTCAAGTCTTTCCAAGCGAAAAGGATATAGAGATTCTCAATCAAGAATTAGCCAAGGAAGGCTTTGAGGAAAGTTTAGAAGTAACTCCTAGTCCAGTTTTTGTTGTTGGACAAATTAAAGATATGGGGCCTCATCCCGATAGCGATCACCTCAATATTTGTCAGGTAGCTATTGGCGGAGGCCAAACCATCCAAATAGTAGCTGGAGCTCCAAATGCTGCTGTTGGCCTTAAGACCATTGTAGCTCTGCCCGGAGCTATGATGCCCAGTGGCAGCCTGATTTTTCCAGGGAAGCTTCGAGGAGTGGATAGTTACGGCATGATGTGTGCCCCTCGGGAACTAGCCTTGCCAAACGCTCCGCAAAAGCGCGGCATCATTGAACTGCATGATACTGCCGTGGTCGGCGAAGCTTTTGACCCAGCCAAGCATTGGCAAAACTAG
- a CDS encoding thioredoxin family protein translates to MLKPETYEELAAYLEQDGRFVFLFTADWCPDCQFLYPFLDELEADNPHVTFIQVDRDAFMPLAQKWDIFGIPSLIVVENGQEIGRLVNKLRKTKQEINSFLAGLH, encoded by the coding sequence ATGCTTAAACCAGAAACTTACGAAGAATTAGCTGCTTATTTAGAACAAGACGGCCGTTTTGTCTTCTTATTCACAGCGGATTGGTGCCCCGATTGCCAGTTTCTCTATCCGTTTTTGGATGAGTTAGAAGCCGACAATCCCCATGTCACCTTTATTCAAGTAGATCGTGACGCCTTTATGCCCTTGGCTCAAAAATGGGATATTTTTGGGATTCCCAGTCTGATTGTCGTGGAAAATGGTCAGGAGATTGGGCGCCTGGTCAATAAGCTTCGCAAGACCAAGCAGGAGATTAACAGTTTTTTAGCAGGATTGCATTAA
- a CDS encoding DUF4651 domain-containing protein, translating to MKHKKLLLTTGLAGLAGLTALGYGLQQKMADRKQARIVAEIRAYFSKMGDIQVLYIKDYETQGASLSGGLVFEDGRVLDFIYDDGHISYSEGQENA from the coding sequence ATGAAACATAAGAAATTACTGCTAACAACGGGTCTGGCAGGTCTAGCTGGATTGACAGCTCTGGGCTATGGTCTGCAACAAAAGATGGCTGACCGTAAGCAGGCCCGCATTGTAGCTGAAATCCGCGCTTATTTTAGTAAAATGGGGGACATTCAGGTTCTCTATATCAAGGATTATGAGACACAAGGTGCCAGTTTATCGGGCGGTCTGGTCTTTGAAGATGGCCGCGTCCTTGATTTTATCTATGATGACGGCCATATTTCCTACAGCGAGGGTCAAGAAAATGCTTAA
- a CDS encoding CPBP family intramembrane glutamic endopeptidase translates to MKIFLEKLKWIGLALGLFLAEQAGVFVISFAAVVKTIAKYGRQADSNHLLPAGPVGVGLAVLVELGALALAVWLLYRWNFIKKKGLNWKILVFGLILSYALVLGIEQVASFVMQLEDKTNTSNQQAVESMLSYVPAFFMIIAVAITAPVIEELIFRGFIQQKLFRNPWLGYLFGSLAFGLAHTPDSWGAALAYIGMGAVIGFFAFKYKRLEYGIALHILNNFISVLIMYQMISLPW, encoded by the coding sequence ATGAAAATATTTTTAGAAAAACTCAAATGGATTGGTCTTGCTCTTGGCCTCTTTCTGGCCGAGCAGGCAGGAGTATTTGTTATTAGTTTTGCGGCTGTTGTTAAAACAATAGCAAAATATGGCCGACAAGCCGATTCCAATCATCTTTTACCGGCTGGCCCAGTTGGTGTTGGTCTAGCTGTCCTAGTGGAGCTGGGAGCTCTGGCCTTGGCCGTTTGGCTCCTTTATAGGTGGAATTTTATTAAGAAGAAAGGGCTGAACTGGAAAATCTTAGTTTTTGGTCTTATTCTTTCTTATGCTTTGGTGCTAGGGATTGAGCAGGTGGCTAGTTTTGTCATGCAGCTGGAAGACAAAACCAATACTTCCAACCAACAGGCTGTAGAAAGTATGCTGTCCTACGTTCCAGCTTTCTTTATGATTATTGCGGTGGCTATCACAGCACCGGTTATTGAAGAATTAATTTTTCGTGGCTTTATTCAGCAAAAGCTCTTTCGCAATCCTTGGCTGGGCTATCTCTTTGGCAGTCTAGCTTTTGGTTTGGCGCATACCCCTGATTCTTGGGGAGCAGCGCTGGCTTACATTGGTATGGGAGCTGTTATAGGTTTCTTTGCCTTTAAATACAAACGGCTGGAATATGGTATTGCTCTGCATATCCTCAATAATTTTATTTCTGTTTTAATCATGTACCAAATGATTAGCCTTCCTTGGTAG